In a single window of the Solea senegalensis isolate Sse05_10M unplaced genomic scaffold, IFAPA_SoseM_1 scf7180000013266, whole genome shotgun sequence genome:
- the gchfr gene encoding GTP cyclohydrolase 1 feedback regulatory protein, protein MPFILISTQIRLENGPTTVGDELSDPAVMTYLGARKTTMLGNNFSEYHVDDPPRLVLDKLEKVGFRLVSMTGVGQTLVWCLHKEME, encoded by the exons ATGCCCTTCATACTCATCAGCACGCAGATCCGTCTG GAGAACGGTCCAACGACTGTGGGCGATGAGCTCTCTGACCCGGCTGTCATGACTTACCTGGGAGCCAGGAAAACAACCATGCTGGGAAACAATTT TTCAGAGTACCACGTGGACGACCCGCCGCGCCTGGTGTTGGACAAGCTGGAGAAGGTGGGCTTCCGCTTGGTGTCGATGACTGGGGTCGGACAGACGCTGGTGTGGTGCCTTCACAAGGAGATGGAGTGA